The following are from one region of the Bactrocera oleae isolate idBacOlea1 chromosome 6, idBacOlea1, whole genome shotgun sequence genome:
- the LOC106626023 gene encoding uncharacterized protein, whose product MASPQLINEWFDFMYPLAQRAGEILLEGYAEAGKQVSIKTAFYDVVTDYDNKIEEFLIEQVLASYPEHKFIGEKDTAKNNHVTKALTDAPTWIIDPIDGTSNFIKQIPHVCISIGLAVNKQIVLGIINNPVQQKMYTTKLGGGAFCNGKPIHVSNIAKMSEANVAYEVSLLHAHKIRNKHIKRIYHIGAQARRLLAYSCVVDSLCMVAAGNLDAFHIEDMYPWDCAAGYLLIREAGGVVTHPYGGPFEIMKPDLICAGTEPLRKEMEEIIRKADQVKTVGGEEL is encoded by the exons ATGGCCAGTCCACAGCTGATCAACGAATGGTTCGACTTTATGTATCCGCTTGCGCAGCGTGCTGGCGAAATACTGCTCGAAGGTTACGCGGAGGCCGGCAAGCAGGTCAGCATCAAGACGGCATTTTACGATGTGGTCACCGattatgataataaaattgaagaatttctTATCGAACAAGTATTAGCAAGCTATCCGGAGCACAAGTTTATCGGCGAAAAGGATACAGCGAAAAATAATCATGTGACAAAAGCGCTAACGGACGCACCGACTTGGATCATTGATCCCATCGATGGCACATCGAACTTTATCAAACAGATACCGCATGTGTGCATCTCAATCGGTTTGGCGGTAAATAAGCAAATCGTTTTGGGCATCATCAACAATCCGGTGCAGCAGAAAATGTACACAACAAAACTAGGTGGCGGCGCCTTTTGCAATGGGAAGCCCATACATGTGAGCAATATTGCTAAA ATGAGCGAAGCGAATGTGGCGTACGAGGTGTCATTGTTGCATGCGCATAAAATACGTAACAAGCATATAAAACGTATATATCATATAGGCGCGCAAGCTAGAAG ATTACTCGCGTATTCGTGTGTCGTGGATTCCTTATGCATGGTAGCTGCCGGAAACTTGGATGCTTTTCATATCGAAGACATGTACCCATGGGATTGTGCTGCCGGTTATTTGCTCATACGCGAAGCCGGTGGCGTGGTCACACATCCCTATGGTGGACCATTTGAAATTATGAAACCAGATTTAATATGCGCTGGCACTGAGCCGTTGCGCAAAGAAATGGAGGAGATCATAAGGAAAGCCGATCAAGTGAAAACTGTTGGCGGCGAGGAGCTATAA
- the LOC118680059 gene encoding uncharacterized protein: MSDSVESETIRNYYNVALELVMKCGPVACEGYEQADANFKTKSAFYDVVTVYDKKVEDLLIAGLQKAFPETKFIGEEGTAENNSEPVLTNAPTWIIDPIDGTTNFIHRIPHWCISVGLAINRELVVGIVYNPIANEMYSAWKGHGAYLNGKRIHVRKCTEMNDAVLAYEVSIIHAASVRDKYVKRLSKLAAVSTGTRCMGSAALTLCYLASGCFDCYHVEDLQPWDIAGGAVILREAGGVLYHSKGGEFNIMKPDLTAAATPELVKIMVGLIEEADALTDFTFK, translated from the exons atgtctgACAGCGTCGAATCAGAAACAATACGTAACTACTATAATGTCGCTTTGGAATTGGTCATGAAATGTGGGCCGGTCGCTTGTGAAGGTTATGAACAAGCGGATgctaatttcaaaacaaaatcggCATTTTATGATGTGGTAACCGTATATGATAAGAAGGTAGAGGATCTACTCATCGCTGGATTACAGAAAGCATTCCCCGAAACGAAATTTATCGGTGAGGAGGGCACAGCGGAAAACAATAGTGAGCCGGTATTAACAAATGCACCCACATGGATCATTGATCCCATAGATGGCACCACCAATTTCATACACCGCATACCACATTGGTGTATATCGGTGGGTTTGGCCATTAATCGAGAATTGGTAGTGGGTATTGTTTATAATCCTATTGCAAATGAAATGTATTCGGCATGGAAGGGTCATGGTGCTTATTTGAATGGCAAACGTATTCATGTGAGAAAATGTACCGAA ATGAACGATGCAGTTTTAGCTTACGAAGTTTCAATTATTCACGCAGCATCAGTGCGTGATAAGTATGTGAAGCGCCTTTCTAAACTCGCGGCTGTTAGCACGgg CACACGTTGCATGGGCAGCGCCGCATTGACACTCTGCTACCTTGCAAGCGGCTGCTTTGATTGCTACCACGTTGAAGATTTACAGCCATGGGATATAGCTGGTGGCGCAGTGATATTACGTGAAGCCGGTGGTGTGCTATATCATAGCAAAGGTGGtgaatttaatattatgaaaCCCGATTTAACAGCCGCAGCCACGCCAGAGTTAGTAAAAATCATGGTCGGTTTAATTGAAGAGGCTGATGCACTGACTGACTTCacatttaaataa